From the Lathyrus oleraceus cultivar Zhongwan6 chromosome 3, CAAS_Psat_ZW6_1.0, whole genome shotgun sequence genome, the window ctccctcaccccagtttacaaagaacctcatGTTCTTGACCGTGCACCCCACAttaacctagcaactccctttgagggactggatgtgttatgtgaaacacttGTGGATTTTGACAACTTAAggagaaatggcgttgatcttactgaagaacttcgtcaacaaggttggggaaactacttccaaaggctctatggccctgtttacccacttctcatcaaggagttctggagatttgcagatgctgatgatcatttcatcgtctccttTGTTTTGGGTGTAAAAATAGTCATTACTGAAGAATCAATTGCTTCCCTGTTGAATATGGAGAAAGatggaggtaaaaggatttacaacatcaaccctagatctaggcgcgttgctgaagtaatcaatccaaccatcttcaaatCCAACTCTGAAGGAAAcccttcaaagaacaaagagctgcatcagaaccttagagtgtggctcaagatcattctgggaactattcaccaccgcccagcatctaactcttctgattacatcaatgcagatcagaagtgcatcctatattgcattcacaagggtgtgaagatctgccttcctgcactactcttcagatacctaagagactctgtcagggagaccagaaacaacatgaagcccagatcctacatccctctgggaagattgttatctgatgttttcattgagaatgggctggtagatcatctggagaaggccaagctgatgcaagatctggcaatagatactgggaagcctctgaacgccagaaatctcaaaagtatgggaataataaagaagattcaagtcagacccacgctggatacatcctgggattccttgaaagatcagaggaagctgcctcatggtcttgctaggttctacaagaatgaacccagagatgcggttgctatctatcttaatcgtctgctggatgaaggtgttgacatctctgacttcagcctcgacgattgtctagattcagaagaagacttcgtcaggtacaagagaggtctctctgagaagaagatagcaccacaggcaaagaaggcaagacttggagaatcctctggaagcagatctccagctcctctgcaaatttctactggtacgtctgttcctcctatttcctctgcacctctgatggtttcctctactccttcctctaatcctctcccaacaccacccatttttacaacctctgaaatcccaccttcaaccaccagaacttCACAACCTTCACCAATTTTAAATATCACTCGTACCTTCATACCTCCTTCTGAACCTGAACAAATgaaccaaagcacttcctcttcatcctcttcagaaccagaatcaccaccataccatcaaatctcctctgaccaagaatactctgaccctgactctccaaccttagcccaaattcaggctcaaaaccttgcttcacaacaacaaacacaatctgaagaaacttcacctccaccaaaacaaacaaccaacattacttctgaagaccaaccctctgaaactcaaccctctgacctccacacctctgatatcacccctccaaacacctccgctgaatctgaacctttagacttaaaccctctttacgcttcaccccaaagctctgaacctcaacctgaaccagaatctgaacctctcacTTTAAACCTCAGCCCTCAAATTccttcacctcaaacctctgaaccaaacctttctgtacctacccttgaggaagccatcatgctggtcgcaggggcttcagtacaaaaggtcaagtctctgaccactaactctgaagtcagtgatgatcctgactctgtaaggacacactggaacagagtcattggctggatgacctctgaggcttttagactgaagaacatctctgaacaagtcagaaatggctacatcagagatgctgaggaaagacttcaggaaagacttgctagagaagctgaagccagaaggctggaagaagagagattagcaagagaagctgaagaagaggctagaaggctggaggaagaaagagcaagagaagctgaagctctaaggataaaggaagctgaagcacaagctgctgctgaagctgaagcgctggctgctgctgaagcacagcaggctctgactcagggggagtcttcttcttctgttatccctatggttttccagactctgaaagaacttaagcaagatcagaatgaactccgtgccagaatggataagcaagacactgtcaacgacaatattcagaacatgctgactatgttgcttcagagaatgcctccgcctccgaacccctaggcacttaggatatTTCTTTTGCTTTCCTGTTGTTTTGTTTGCTTTCActgattctgatttttttttCTGTTGCTTTGCCTTTTTCtatgaatacaatgtttttctcttcaattatttatttttgctatgtctttttgattctgacaaaaagggggagaagtcattaatagctctgatgaaaatattgtctaaataccttaagcattctgcaacatatttttcttaaaaataaatttatctaacctggacttaagaaattgcagaaggtatcaagaaacctctttacttagaagctctggtaagaacttctgaactccctagcactatctaagggggagctcttgtctatctaATCTAATATTATgcatgtttcatctgctaattaagattgttttgtcatcatcaaaaagggggagattgtaagaacaaaaattgttctacaacagattccttgattttgatgataacaaaggatgaaaccaaaaatggcaccctaacgaaaagtttctaagtgtgcaggattctaaagaaagaaggaagaaatctgatgacatcatcagatacaaaaccagattagatacaaattatcaatacatcagaagcatctgaagtggaaacacgttcaagaaagtctaactctgagcaatacatcagaagcatctgaacaagaatacgctctagaagttctgactctgaacaacggttgtctaactccagaaactttcagcgctatctgaagaatccatcagaactcaaaagagatctacatcagaagcaagattccaagagtctcagatacacgaagactctgatcatggatttgctaattatgaaagagtaacgttaaagtcaagtaaagatttgcaaatggatttcctaaaacagaaagagacgttaatctccaatttcaataaagaagatactatatgtggtaagtagtcttttcaaggagagaaagttatcctgcataagctatttatgttatggcgtaaattcattttattactcatcagtttcaactactacctcactgatctatataaaggactgcaaatcaacattcaacatacaacacatacaaggaaaaattatactgaaacatcaacgctcaagaaaatACTCTTactctctaaatcttcacgaagcttttgcttataacgtgaatcaccttgttcttactattgtaatatttgctttcttagaagcactctagattacataaatctttcattcattgtttgtttatttcctcaagtgactctgtgtagtctgtatacttgagaggactaagagatctttctcttagacgttgtttgtaatcaatctttcaagattagtggattaagtccttgttgaaggcgaaatcacctcggccgggtggactggagtagctttgtgttataagcgaaccagtataaaatccttgtgtgattttcattttgaaaaagcgcttatttttccaaacaattcaaaccccccccccccctttcttgtttttctcaccttcagactctgggaacctcatcttaaactgaagtccgtcttcatgattggcgatcgtgtagtattgaaccgaagggtgtacactctgttcgaacaatacgaggaTCCCACTTAGAGTAGACCGATTCAGAACTTCCATTTcaatgtggctagcccattattacgatggaagactgaacttggtccatgactctaagttctTATCATGAAAATGGATAACCTTAGGAGCAATCCTTGATGTGTGGGGTAAAAGACATAGAACCGCCGTTAAGTTGAACCTTGTGATATGTGTGAAACCTGGATCCCTGTCGTTGCATAAACATCATGTTGCATTCATTATGAGCATAGCAAAATCATTTACACACtttttattttcagggaatttcaaaattttcagtTAATTAAGCATTCAAGAAAAAATGGAGTCAGAAAAGAAAAAAACATTCCAAATCAAAGCTAAGGTACCGTGTGTGAAGAAGTTCATTGCATTTAGAGATGGGTTGACTAATATCCGTCGAGACGCATTCACACTCAAATATGGGAAGATTCTACACTTGTTGTCTGTACCAGTACAAAAGGATGTTATTACCGCAAtagcccagttttatgatccacCACTCAGAAGTTTCCTCTTTAGAGATTTCCAGTTGGCCCCGACTTTGGAAGAATTCGGAAGAATATTGGACTCTCCTAAGCAGAAGAAGGGACCATACAGGGGGCTAGGTCAAATCCCTAAACCCAAAGAGTTGGCTGAAGTACTAGACATCCTAGTCAAAGATCTAACCCCTAACATCAAAATTTGGGGGAAGGTGCAAGGAATTCCACAAGAGTACCTGGAGAAAACTGCTCAAAGCTTTGCTAAAGCCCAGAAGTGGGAAGCCCATGATACTATTATGGCTTTACTTATTTTTGGATTGGTGTTATTTTCCTAACATGGAGAAGTTAATTGATGTAGCAGCTATTAGCGTGTTTTGGGCCGTCAAGGTTAAGAATGAAGATCCAGTACCCGCACTACTAGCAGATGTTTATCACACCTTGCACTTACGCTTTGAGAAAGAGGGGGGACTGATGTTATGTTGCATACCACTCCTTTACCAATGGCTTGTCTCTCATATGTTCAAAGAGGTTGATACAATTGAAAGTATGGATGGATATGAGTGGTCTCAAAAGCTAGTAGGACTCACTGAAAATACCATTATTTGGTATCCCCATGGCTTGAATGTGGGAGATACAATTACTAGTTGTGGAGAATTTCCGAATATACCATTAATAGGGTCAAAAGGATGcattaactacaatcctgttttaGCAGTAAGGCAGTTGGGTTATCCTATCACATACAAACCAGATGACCAGTTGTTAGAAGGTTTTGTATTCCACGATATGGAGGATCCTGTTATGCTGAGAAGGGTTATCCGAGCCTGGGAGAAAGTTCGCTTCAGAGGACAAGACAAAGGAAAGGGTGTCATAGGGGATAGAGAACCCTATCATCAATGGGTCACCAGAAGAAGTCAAGAGATCAAGCTGCCATTCATCCTCGATCCTCCAACTCAACCTCCACCACCAGAACCCATCCCTGTCTCCATGGAAGAAGTGGAAGCGTTGAGAGCTACTATAGCAAGACTTGGACGAGAAAATGAAGAGCTACAGACCAACGTCCAGCATGTTTGAAATGAAAGAAATGAAATAAAGTGGGAACTAGAGAGGAAGAAGGCCCAGCTTGAAGCGACTGAGGAAAAGGTCGACAAGGAAGAACATAAGAGAAAGAAAGTGAAGGTAGGCATGGAACAAGTTGATCACTGCCTAGAAACCATTAAAGAGCAGTTGAGACAAGTTGAGAAAAAATGCCAAAAGAATAAGCGATGGTGGCTACGAGTTACAGAAGAGAAAAAAGAAGTTAGAGAGATATTGGAGGCTAAGATACAAGATCTCACTATCTCCCTCCATAATGTTGTGACCCAAGCCAGGCACGAGCGCCGACTTAAGGAAAGAGCCCTTGAAGCTTCTCGAGTCACACCTACAACTTGGGCCGAGAAATGTCAAGAAGCAAAAGATGCTAGAGAAGTTGCTCAACATTGGAAAGATAGATTCAAGGCATTCCATCAAGACAGTGTGATATGGCTAAGGGAAAGAGAGCAAGTCATTGAGGATTACGATACCTTTAGGAGAACTATCAATTTCTTGCAAGCGGACAAAGATGGGTACCGTGCAAAGCTCAACGGTTTGGTACAATTCTGCAACTGGACGACCCAAGAAATGCCTTGGAGGTTGAGAGAGGCAGTGGAAGGATCGGACCAACATGACACGCATCCCGCTGTAATCCGTTTTGTTATGATGTGTGAGGGGATTGTGAAGAGGTTCAAGATTGAATTAGAAGAACTCATAACTCGAAAGACTGCTATGTGATTCTTTTGATTGTCTTATATTCAGTTTAGTATTTGAGCTGTATCGATTTGGGCGGTTATGCCTTTGTACTCCGTACTTTAAACATTTGAATGAAGTAGGATGATCCTCATTTTTATTTCCTGACTTTATGTTTTCTTCGAATGCTTAATATACCTACAACCTTTTGCATCACATTCGCATCCTCATTATGCATCATGCTTCATAAAAAcaaaaaaacttacccaaccttttgCCCTCTATCCAGTAACGCTGACTAATCAACACTGGTACGAGACGCGAAGCAACTACGAGATGACGTTAGAGCAAGTGGAGGCTAACCAAGCTACCATGAGGTCAGACATCAATACGATCCAAGAGAAGATGGATCAACTGCTGGAAACAATGCTCGCCATCGCCCAGAGAGAGAGGGTTGCGGATGCAGAAGCTAAGGCTAGAAGGAATGATAACCCATCAAGTTTGGTCCACCAAGACGAGAGCTTCGTCCACGTCAAGAAGAGTCTGGTTCATATACCAGTAGGAAGCAAAGGAGATGGGGATCGTGCAGAGCCTTCTGAGGCGCCTGCTCATTATGGGTCCGAAATGGGAGATGACCCATACGAAGCTTTCTATGTGCCTGATCATCCGAAGCCAAAGATACTTCCAGACCCCGCTGCAGATAGGCTTCGTGCCTTGGAAAAGAAGATCAAAGCTATCGAAGGGAATAATATCTTCGGTGCCTCTGCCATGAACATGCGCTTGGTATCAAATTTGGTCATTccggctaaatttaaaactcctgatttcgagaaatacaaaggccAGACTTGCCCAAGAAGTCACCTGGTGATGTACTTCAGGAAAATGGTTGCTCATACCGAAAACGAAAAACTGCTTATACATtgtttccaagacagtttgagtggagcgtctctaagatggtacatgagcttagagcAATGGCGGATTCAAAGCTGGGAAgatttggctgacgcatttctccgTCAATACAAATATAATCTAGATATGGCGCCCGACTGAATGCAGTTGCAAGGGATGGCAATGAAGGAAAAAGAgtcatttaaagaatacgcccagcgatggagagagttggctgctcaggtagagccaccattgtctgaGAAGGAAATGACTGGAATATTCGTGGACACGCtgaaggacccattctttgatAGATTGGTGAGTAGTGCAGCATCCGATTTTGCGCATCTGGTCACAATCGGAGATCGCATAGAAAAGGGTCTGAGGGATGGAAAGATTTCAGGAGCCGTGGCAACCCCTAGCGCACCGAAAAAGTATTCTGGAGGCTTCCAGAAGAAAAGAGAGGGTGAAACGCACGCTGTATCTAGAGGCTATAAGGGGAAGCAACAGGCTTCATATGGCCAAGTCGCTGCCGTGGTATCCATACCTTATCAACAACCCATACAACAACAACCAATGTATCAACCGCATCATCAACAACCTCATCAACAGCAGAACACAGCACCACCAAGACAATTCAGGTCAAGGCCTCCAAGAAGGCAACTTGACCctctaccagtaccttatagCCAAATATTCCCATATTTGCAAAAGGAGGTCCTTCTGACGTTGAGAGAGTTAAAACCGGTTGTCTTTCCATATCCACCCGGATATGATGCTAATGCCCATTGTGAATTTCACATGGGGGCGCCCGGCCACACCCTGGAGAATTGTTTTGCATTTAAAAATAGGGTGcaagacctaattgaagcaaaGGCTGTCACCTTCACTCCGAGACGCCCGAACGTGAACACTAATCCCATGCCAACACATGGAGATGCTTCTgtcagtgccattgaggagagtgatcAAGGAGAACTGATTCttaaggttgaagagattcaaacccctatcGCCAGGATAGGGGCACAACTGTTAGAAAGTGGTCTAGTCCCAAAGG encodes:
- the LOC127130667 gene encoding uncharacterized protein LOC127130667, which translates into the protein MEKLIDVAAISVFWAVKVKNEDPVPALLADVYHTLHLRFEKEGGLMLCCIPLLYQWLVSHMFKEVDTIESMDGYEWSQKLVGLTENTIIWYPHGLNVGDTITSCGEFPNIPLIGSKGCINYNPVLAVRQLGYPITYKPDDQLLEGFVFHDMEDPVMLRRVIRAWEKVRFRGQDKGKGVIGDREPYHQWVTRRSQEIKLPFILDPPTQPPPPEPIPVSMEEVEALRATIARLGRENEELQTNVQHV